Proteins from a genomic interval of Luteibacter pinisoli:
- a CDS encoding restriction endonuclease subunit S: MSTKKRSSMTNLQREAEAIAPRLRFPEFRSRKAWDLPSLAEISSPVERRVGTAALTPVSISAGVGFVAQAEKFGRDISGNQYRLYTRIGRGDFVYNKGNSLKFPQGCIYEWRGNDEAAAPNVFICFRFKQGNENAFFRHSFELNVHGHQLKPQITSGARSNGLLNITKGTFFGVRMPRPEPDEQRKIASFLDSADSLISSATRKLSALESHKVGLISLLFPSDDSQPPTIRFPEFARTRRWRVRQAGTLFHNRSERGNSDLPIYSVTVNDGMVPRASLERRVDDASDPGVNKKVNAGDIAYNMMRMWQGALGVAPEECMVSPAYVVLTPQADVLSQYYYYYFKMPRSLRLLASHSRGLTSDRLRLYFQDFSRISLPHPAMPEQEKIARCLLSLDELISTQSRMIDALKRYKTGLMQKVLCEHVEDAE, translated from the coding sequence ATGAGCACTAAGAAGCGCAGCTCTATGACCAATCTACAGCGCGAAGCTGAAGCGATTGCCCCACGACTTCGCTTCCCCGAATTCAGATCCCGAAAGGCCTGGGACCTCCCCAGTCTGGCAGAAATCTCGTCACCCGTTGAACGTCGCGTGGGAACAGCGGCGCTCACGCCTGTAAGCATTTCCGCGGGCGTCGGATTTGTGGCGCAAGCCGAGAAGTTTGGGCGCGACATCTCCGGCAATCAGTACCGACTGTACACCCGAATCGGACGAGGGGACTTCGTGTACAACAAGGGCAACTCACTGAAGTTCCCGCAAGGATGTATATACGAATGGCGAGGGAACGATGAGGCAGCCGCCCCTAATGTTTTTATTTGCTTCCGGTTCAAACAAGGCAATGAGAACGCGTTCTTCCGCCATTCCTTCGAACTCAATGTGCATGGCCACCAGCTCAAACCTCAGATCACAAGTGGCGCCCGGAGCAATGGCCTTCTAAATATAACGAAGGGCACTTTCTTCGGCGTTCGTATGCCCCGACCCGAGCCAGATGAGCAGCGAAAGATTGCCTCTTTTTTAGACAGTGCGGACTCACTCATCTCATCCGCCACACGGAAACTCTCGGCACTCGAGTCTCACAAGGTGGGCTTGATCAGTCTGCTATTCCCGTCCGATGACTCACAACCTCCAACCATACGATTCCCGGAATTCGCGCGCACGCGTCGGTGGAGAGTAAGGCAGGCAGGAACCCTCTTCCACAACAGGTCCGAGCGCGGCAACAGCGATCTTCCAATTTACTCGGTAACCGTCAATGACGGAATGGTGCCGCGAGCGTCTCTCGAGCGTCGAGTTGACGACGCTTCCGACCCGGGAGTGAACAAAAAGGTCAATGCCGGCGATATCGCTTATAACATGATGCGCATGTGGCAGGGCGCCCTCGGGGTAGCGCCTGAGGAATGCATGGTCAGTCCGGCTTACGTTGTACTTACACCGCAAGCGGACGTCCTGTCCCAGTACTATTACTACTACTTCAAAATGCCGCGGAGCCTTCGTCTCTTGGCATCTCACTCTCGAGGCTTGACCTCCGATAGACTGCGGCTCTATTTTCAGGACTTTTCACGCATATCCTTGCCCCACCCTGCAATGCCGGAGCAGGAAAAGATTGCTCGATGCCTACTCTCTCTCGATGAGCTGATATCGACGCAATCAAGGATGATCGATGCCCTCAAGCGATATAAAACGGGTCTGATGCAGAAAGTTTTATGCGAGCACGTCGAGGATGCGGAGTGA